Proteins encoded by one window of Emticicia oligotrophica DSM 17448:
- a CDS encoding PQQ-dependent sugar dehydrogenase encodes MKKSIIYLFFLLINLSSFAKIRVYLPTLDSLSVAKGQVLFTQNCTSCHQIKTDGIGPKLSGITSITSPAWVKKIIKNSQDMIAAGDERATTLYLKYKKAIMPSFSHLQENEIDAIVEYLATTKPIKSNLKKDYGEGLKNPIPEPIQISNLVIDVKQFTQFPASSEERKYPLTRITKLAPHPNTGQLFVNDLRGKLYKMEGNTPVVYMDFTQLMPNFIHQPGLASGLGSFAFHPDFLKNGLLYTTHSEKTGSAKADFGYNDSIKVALQWVLTEWKIDNPSSGVFSGKPREMMRVNVVSVIHGVQEIAFNPYAHKGDADYGLLYIGIGDGGAAENGYSFLTNKEEGIWGKILRIDPQGRNSTNRKYGIPINNPYVKSANKRALREIYASGFRNPHRIMWMSSGDMFAVNIGHANIESLYKIEAGNNYGWPIREGKFVIHTDGDMNQVYPLPSNDKAFNITYPVATFDHDEAKAITGGYEYTGSLIPGLKGKYLFGDIPTGRLFYINVADLKQGQTANIKEWKLTLDGKPETLRNLCGSDRIDLHFGIDAQGEMYIMTKADGKVYQIIGAKQ; translated from the coding sequence ATGAAAAAAAGTATCATTTACTTATTTTTTCTACTCATAAACCTGAGTTCTTTTGCAAAAATTAGAGTCTATTTACCTACATTAGATTCGCTTTCAGTTGCTAAAGGTCAAGTGTTATTTACTCAAAACTGCACCAGTTGCCATCAAATCAAGACTGATGGCATTGGTCCAAAACTATCGGGTATCACTAGCATTACTTCACCTGCTTGGGTAAAAAAAATCATCAAAAACTCGCAAGATATGATTGCTGCGGGAGACGAACGGGCAACTACTCTCTATTTGAAGTATAAAAAAGCTATCATGCCTTCGTTTAGTCATTTGCAAGAGAACGAAATTGATGCAATTGTAGAATATTTAGCCACCACAAAACCAATCAAAAGTAATTTAAAGAAAGATTATGGTGAGGGTCTAAAAAATCCAATTCCAGAACCAATCCAAATATCGAATCTTGTTATTGATGTAAAACAATTTACGCAATTCCCAGCATCGAGTGAAGAAAGGAAATATCCTCTTACACGTATTACAAAACTTGCTCCACATCCAAATACAGGCCAGCTTTTTGTGAATGATTTACGAGGGAAATTATATAAAATGGAAGGTAATACTCCCGTAGTTTATATGGATTTTACTCAATTAATGCCTAATTTCATTCATCAACCAGGTTTAGCATCGGGTTTAGGAAGTTTTGCGTTTCATCCTGATTTTCTAAAGAATGGACTACTTTACACAACACATAGCGAAAAAACAGGCTCAGCGAAAGCTGATTTCGGCTACAATGATTCAATAAAAGTTGCCTTACAATGGGTGCTTACCGAATGGAAAATTGATAATCCATCGTCAGGGGTTTTCTCAGGAAAACCTCGTGAAATGATGCGAGTAAATGTGGTCTCGGTTATTCATGGTGTACAAGAAATTGCATTTAATCCTTATGCTCATAAAGGCGATGCTGATTACGGCCTCTTATACATAGGCATTGGTGATGGCGGGGCAGCCGAAAATGGTTACTCATTCCTAACAAATAAAGAAGAAGGTATTTGGGGGAAAATCTTACGAATTGACCCACAAGGTAGAAATAGTACAAATCGTAAGTATGGTATTCCTATCAATAACCCTTATGTAAAATCAGCTAATAAAAGAGCTTTAAGGGAAATTTATGCTAGTGGTTTCCGCAACCCACATCGCATTATGTGGATGAGTTCGGGAGATATGTTTGCAGTAAATATTGGCCATGCCAATATCGAATCTTTATACAAAATTGAAGCAGGGAATAATTACGGTTGGCCAATTCGAGAAGGGAAATTTGTCATTCATACCGACGGCGATATGAATCAAGTTTACCCATTACCGAGTAATGATAAGGCATTTAATATAACGTATCCAGTAGCTACATTCGACCACGATGAGGCAAAAGCCATTACAGGAGGATACGAATATACAGGTAGTTTAATTCCAGGATTAAAGGGCAAATATTTATTCGGTGATATTCCAACAGGACGATTATTTTACATAAATGTAGCTGACCTAAAGCAAGGGCAGACAGCCAATATAAAAGAGTGGAAACTCACATTAGATGGTAAGCCCGAAACGCTTAGAAATCTCTGTGGAAGCGATAGAATTGACCTACATTTTGGCATTGATGCCCAAGGAGAAATGTACATCATGACCAAAGCTGACGGAAAAGTTTACCAAATTATTGGAGCAAAACAGTAG
- a CDS encoding Gfo/Idh/MocA family protein — MKKFTRREMLKATVPSSLAVMAIPTIIPATAFGANDRLRVAVIGINGRGKDHISGFMNQNNVEVATLCDVDNVVLKDGAKAFEQKYGKKVNTEEDLRRVYEDKSIDAVSIATPNHWHALAAIWACQAGKDVYVEKPACHNLYEGKKLVEAANKYNKIVQHGVQLRSSVAMQEAIKHLRDGLIGKVYMARGTVYKWRPDIGDQGKSPVPAGLNWDLWQGPAQTRDFSKNYVHYNWHWFWDYGNGDIGNQGVHETDLCMWGLDVGLPEEITSAGGKYLWNDCKETPEVLTSTYNYPKQGKVIQFEVRPWMTNKEDGIEVGNIFYGDKGYMVINGYNDYKTFLGKDRTPGPARKEGGDHYKNFVDAVRARDKKLLNGPIETGYLAASLAHLGNISYRLGRSLKFDPTKETFINDKEANAMLTRKYRAPYVVPDKV; from the coding sequence ATGAAAAAATTTACCCGCCGAGAAATGCTCAAGGCAACAGTTCCAAGTTCGCTCGCCGTCATGGCTATTCCAACCATTATTCCTGCCACTGCATTTGGGGCAAATGACCGCCTTAGGGTTGCTGTTATTGGTATTAATGGCCGTGGGAAAGACCATATTTCGGGCTTTATGAACCAAAATAATGTAGAGGTGGCTACACTCTGTGATGTTGATAATGTAGTACTAAAAGATGGAGCTAAGGCTTTTGAACAAAAATATGGTAAAAAAGTAAACACAGAAGAAGACCTCCGAAGGGTTTATGAAGATAAGAGCATTGATGCTGTGAGCATTGCTACCCCTAATCACTGGCACGCTTTGGCAGCCATTTGGGCATGTCAGGCTGGAAAAGATGTGTATGTAGAAAAACCTGCATGTCATAATCTTTATGAAGGGAAAAAGTTAGTCGAAGCAGCTAATAAATACAATAAAATCGTTCAGCATGGTGTACAGCTTCGTAGTTCAGTGGCTATGCAAGAAGCCATCAAACATTTGAGAGACGGGCTTATCGGGAAAGTCTATATGGCTCGTGGAACTGTATATAAGTGGAGACCTGACATCGGTGACCAAGGTAAATCGCCTGTTCCTGCTGGACTAAACTGGGATTTGTGGCAGGGACCTGCACAAACACGTGATTTCAGCAAAAACTACGTACATTATAACTGGCACTGGTTTTGGGATTATGGCAATGGAGACATTGGCAATCAGGGCGTCCATGAAACTGACCTTTGTATGTGGGGACTAGACGTAGGCTTACCAGAAGAAATTACTTCTGCAGGAGGTAAATATCTTTGGAATGACTGCAAAGAAACTCCAGAAGTGCTTACTTCAACCTACAATTATCCTAAGCAAGGGAAAGTCATTCAATTTGAAGTTCGTCCGTGGATGACCAATAAAGAAGATGGTATTGAAGTTGGCAATATTTTTTACGGAGATAAAGGCTACATGGTTATTAATGGCTATAACGATTATAAAACATTTTTGGGTAAAGACAGAACTCCCGGCCCAGCACGTAAAGAAGGTGGCGACCACTATAAAAACTTTGTGGATGCTGTACGTGCTCGTGATAAAAAACTTCTTAATGGACCAATCGAAACAGGTTATTTGGCGGCCAGTTTAGCTCATTTAGGCAATATTTCTTATCGTTTAGGAAGAAGCCTGAAATTTGATCCAACCAAAGAAACCTTTATCAATGATAAAGAAGCCAACGCTATGCTTACACGTAAGTACAGAGCACCTTACGTTGTTCCTGATAAGGTTTGA